The region TACGAGGAACGCCGGCGTCTCCACCCGACACAACCGTTCTACGTCCTCCACCCCAAGTTCATCTGGCAGTTGTGGGACGTGATCCAGGGGAACACCCAGGAGAACATCCAGCCTAACCCCCCATCCTCTGGGTTCATAGGTGGGCATGCGCCTCTGATCATACACCCGGGCAACCCACCCATTTATTTGTTTGAGCACTGTGCCTGAAATGGTACCCTGTTGCCCATGACGGGAACACACTCTTCAGCCAAAGTGCATCGAATTCACACAACTCTATTAACCGTTGAGATGCAGCACATACTGCAGGCCTAGTTCAGAACACATGGTGGTATCCTTGGTTCAAGGAGACAAGCAGGCTTTAAGGAAATGGCAGCCAGAaggatgtatttattttattttttattttttttgctttaGTGAGTGATCTGCAATTGCTCAAAGGTTACATTTTTACCTTTGCGCAATTGCAGATCTCACTCAATAAAGCAAAAAAAAAGCTTAATTGTTATTCCCTGTGTGCTCAACATCTATTTACAAGGTTACACAGTCAAGAGGGCACAGGTGCTCATTAAACGATTGGCGTTCCGTCAAGTTGATTATCGATTTTCTAACGTCATTAAGCAAATACTCATTTTCAAGTTAGCCTGGTAGGTAGGAGCGTTGGGCCATtaatcgaaaggttgctggatcaaattcccgagctgacgaggtaagaatctgtcattctgcccttgagcaaggccgtTACCCCACTGTTCTCCGGGCGCCGACGACCTGGATGTCGATTTTTAAGTCAGactcccgcacctctctgattcagaggttggGTTAAGTGCGGACTGcattgttgtacaactgactaggtgtcccacTTTCCCATATTGTGTCCCGTGTTGCTGTTTTTGGACTCTGGGAAGAGCAGGGTGGTGAGACATGAGAAATTATGTGAATATTAGGGATAAGATTATGGCAAGGCAAAAAAATGGGCTATTGTCAAAGCGAAGCAACCTGTTTCACTTTGAATCGTTTTTTCAAAGCGAGTTCACAGTTACATCATATGTTTCTACTTGGGTATCTATATCATTTGAAACCTGCATCAAATATTTCCACCCGGACCAAAAGTACAGAGGAGAGTCCAGAAAGAACAGCAGAATGGTGATTCATTCCTGTGTGTTGTCTTTTCCCCCCTCTTGTTTTATTCTCAATTTacatgaggctggggatgggggggggttacaacagacccccatggCAATTCCTGGAATCCCAGCAGGAGGGCTTGAGGTTGTTGGCCCGAGCACGTTACTGTGctaccgccacacacacacactcactgccaGCAGCAGTGCTCAGTGAGGCAGACCATAACTCACAGAAGGAGGATTGCAGTCCATTTATTTAACTGTTTTGGGGTTAGTTTATTAGGCAGTGAGAGGCGGTGCTGTTCAGTTTGTCATGTGGATAAAGACAAGCAAGTGCCGTAtgatggctacagccagacactGTGGCAGCCCAGTGGGGTGCAAGGCTGTTGACTGCCTGCTGGGATCTGGTAGGTACCCATGTACATCATTTAGACTTGTGGACTGAGGCACATGTCAACATGCAAAGTCAGATACTGCATGACTCAACACTACAGGCACAGAAAGATGGTAACTTTAACAGGTTGTGGCTTTCATACAACGCCTGGCTGTCATCCTGACATGCAAATATTGGTTGGGTCAGCATTGTTTCCACATTGTCATAATTGTAAACAACATTTCAAACTGACAATTGAACATTAATGTGATGTCTTTTGCCCAATGGGATGATGGCTTCAAGTGTTGCAAACATATGCACACTTTCTGTTACACTTCTCCAACTGTTTCTGGTTTATTGCCCTACCCACCCTGCAGTGAAATGGAAAATCCCTTCACATTGCCAAACATTTAATTCCGGTTTAGAGTGTAATACTAGCCAGTTTTACAGTTCACCCATGTGCATCATCTATAAAATGTTCTTACGCACAGATATGATCTTAAATAGTTAATCCACAGCTATATAGTGATTTAATAACCACAAAGTAGGCGTGAACATTTTGATTTAGCAACTTAGTGCGATCGAGAAATGAGCATGGTTATGTGATTTACACCCTTATCTGTATAAACATTGTGATTATCCTTCATATTATTTCTTGAACTGATATTAAGTGTAATATAAAAACTGAGCAAATAAAGAGGCCCAATTTGATCTCACAGATGCGGTACAAAGCATTCAGCTTCACCAACATCATTCACATAGGCTTCATAGAAGCTTTAGAACCAATTAAGATGAACTGTCTATTATTTCACTTAATTGGAAATGGACACAGTTATGACCGTATActgtaacatgctgaccagaccggacacgtcgcgtgcgccgcaaaataaatgtagaaatccatgttattcaattattgcgcaCGCCAACGAGCGTCCgacgccaagggctaaaatagaactcattcctatttctgacgcactGCAAGTccggcctctcccatctcctcattggttatacccacgtgggtgactaaAAAACGAACTGTTTTGCCGGTAATCGTGGTAATACAATGAACGTTTAGATGCGATCACCATGTAAGTTAAACGTTGAAAAAGCCTGGAATttggagagatgactagaaacgattcggttggccgttttatgtatggattaattgtcggagtagaggtccttgtgcatttcaggtaaaataacaactcaatgtttatgtcccaggacaaattagctagcaacagcaagctagctaaatcggacaaattaacgttagctagcaggtgcaagctaactagctaaattgccatacatgtttaatgattttcgacctgtccccaaattaatgtaattggttcagtttgttttgatattttaaccttcGTGTCGTGATCGCATTTGGTGTGGGGGGCAAATAACagcgcacgatggcgcacgcgcgcagccggGTTGGGTTCGGTGTATAACAGTTATGACCAAAGCCTTTTAGGTACTGTAACAGTAATGGCCACACTGCCGCTGCAGTCTTAGACCCCAGAGTTGTATTATCAACGTAACGTGTAACAATATGAAAACAGGAGTTGAGGAAAAATACAAGTTTATATTTAAGTAAACACCACCACACTGTTGCGTTCTCACGGCAAGACTTGACAGGAAGACAACTTTTACTGAGAGTCAACTGTTACTTTGTCAATCTAGCTGGGTTGGGGCGGTTGACACACCTTCGATaacaactagattcagccgcgggacgacgtatttatttttttcttgagcggatgggcGGGGGGACAGAACAATTGCTGTAGAAGTCAAAACAGATTAACATTTACTAAAGCCTAATCATTTCAAAACTTAAAATCAATTGGAGCTGATTTCATGGTGTTTTTAGTCTTACATCCGACAATGTAAATTCCAATATGTAAATTccaatatatatattatgtattttGCTATGAACTTGTGGGGCCAAATAAATCCACCTGCAGGCTGCCAGTTGGGATAACCTGTTTTTATAAGATAATAGATCACAGGTTAGTTTCTGGGGTGATGACTTGGAATAGATCACTTTGTTAGTAGAAGATATTGATAGTTCTGTCTGGGTAACGTTGTGGATTAGGTCACTGACTGTATAGAAGAGTTCTCTGGTGACCCAATGACTCATGATGGATCATTTTAAGGGTAGTCTGAGGCGTTCTCATGATGACAAATCACTATGCAGAGTTGTTGGGTGACGCCACATGAGAGATCACTGTGTAGACCGTTTTTTGGGGGGGCGGGGGCGACACCAAATGACAAATGCCAGGGTTAACACCATATCCTCTATAGTTCTCGGGGGTGACACTATCATACAACACAGTGGATCACTGGATAGCGTTTGTCACGTGGGGGAAAGGGGGGGTGGGTTGAGAGGGGCTCCGGGGGGTAGTGAGGGGGTAGGCGGCTGTCCCCAGGAGGTGATCTCTTGGTTGGGGTCTGGGCTGGTCTGTTCGGAGACTGGGGTGGTGACTTCACGGTTGTTAGAGCTGCACTCCACTGTGTGGGGATGGTGGTTATGGTGGTTGGCGCCGGTGGAGAGCTGGGGCGTGACTGCTACGTTGTTACTGTGACCCCGGCGGTTGAGCTGGATGACGGTGGTCTTGGAAGGCATGGAGGAGACGCCGTTCTCAGAACTGGGCCGTTTGCAGTGGAACAGGATCAGGAAACACCTGTAGAACTGcaagagagggacaaagagagcgtATGTGAAGAGTGTTTGTGAAAGGGGGGAGTGTGTACGTGAAGGTGTGTCAGACAGAGCGAGTCACTCCCCGTTTTTCAACACCGTGTAAACCCATTTCTTCACATAAAAAATTAAAAAGATGCAAACTAAAGGTCAGATTACAGAGAATTTCCGTGGTGAATTATTTTGAGTCTGTCTGGGCAACTGGCCCTAAAATGCTTTGACCCATATATTGCAGTATAAGCTGTAATTAATTAATGTTTGCCCTGTTTTTAATTCCAGGCATCATCCTGATGATGTCGCTGTGCGAGGAGGTCCATGTCTATGAGTACATCCCCTCTCTACGTCAGACAGACCTGTGCCACTACCACGAGCACCACTATGACGCCGCCTGCACCCTTGGAGCGTACCATCCCCTGCTCTTTGAGAAGCTACTGGTCCAGAGGATGAACAGCGCCTCGCAACACGACCTCAAAACCAAGGGAAAGGTCACGCTCTCGGGGTTCAACGCGGTCAACTGTGGGCCCTGACCTTTGACCTCCTATGGCCATCATGAGACGGCGTGTGCCGATACTAATCAAGCGAATGAAGAGACTAAATTGAGTCAGCACTGTCTGTGGGCCATGCTCTGGcgtttgacctttgacctggacgtaagtgaagaggaggagagtggtGCCAATACTAATAAATCTTAGGCTGCAGAGCTTAAGCTAGCATGCTCCAGAACTGCTTTTGCCGCAATGGATAGTGTCAAACTGAAGCTGCTCTGGCCATCCggtttggagaccagagactGTCAGGGTGTTGAAATGATAGTTGTTTCACAAGCCGTTTAAACATTTAAAAGAAGTGAAATAGTTTTAAAGGCCAAACTCTGAAGTGACGCCTGCAGAGGAACTTCTTTGTTTTCGCTGAGCCTGGAAAAAGACAAACAGCCTGTTGCTGCTGGTTAGGATCGCAATAGTCATCAATGTTGTAAGGAGGGGGGGTTCAGGGAATGTGGATGTCATGTTGTATTGTGTAATGAAGTAGTCCTTCAGGAATGTATTCCTACTGGAGAGATGGGTCATCTTTTTAAGGTATTGTTCTTGTGACACAATGTTGTACATGGGCGAGGTCTGGGTATGAACGTGGAAAAGTGATCTATAGATTAAAATATTGAACATCGGTCAAAAGGCATTTTTTTTTGCCGATTCAACTAATGAGGTGCATTTCCATGTACAGGTCATGTTTTAGAGCATGGAAATAGATAATTGAAAACATGCAGTGTAAAGGGTTTACTTGAGAGGGTAGGTTTGAATTTAAGCAGTTCAAAAAGCATGTTGTGTTCCTTTTTGGTTTAAAAATATTGCAGACCTTATTTGAGAAATTCAGGGATAGTAGTGTATGTAGGTCTGAGGAAAAACAACCACTTTTTTTGTGTATGGACCAGTCTTAACCtaaccacgtgtgtgtgtgtgtgtgtgtgtgtgtgtgtgtaaggaacTCAAACTTTCTTATCAGTGTCCTCGATGTACGTACGCTATTTAAAGTTACTGTACCGCAAGACCAGATGGTTAAACTGTCAGCAGTTACTGTTCCTGGCCTTGACATGATTCTACAGCCACACTGTGTAAATAGAATGTAAATGTGGTTTGTTTGCCTATTGAAGTCTGGTCAAGTGTAATGCAATGAATGCAGCTATGAATAGTTTGAGGCacatttatatataaaaaaaagaagTTTAACCTTTAACTCGGCAGgtcggttaagaacacatttttatttacaatgacggccaaacctggtgtgtgccgccctatgggactcccaatcacagccggatgtgatacagcctggatttgaaatATAAAAGGACAAAATGTCCTTATGATGATtcacttgtttgtgtacattgacttgaatgcacaaaaacacaacaaTAGAAATGTCATGTGTTGGCTGATCTATTGTTGAGGGTAAACACTAATATTGACACCTTTTGGGATCTTCAAAAAAAAATCCTGTTTTTACAGAATTTTCTATAGCCAGAATCAGTTTGTACTGAACATAATTTGTTAGTTTGTCTAAAATTTGTATTTCTTTTCCATTCTTTTATACTTAAACTGTTGTGAATAAAGATATCTTACTTACCTTGTGAGTTGACCCTTGTTTCACTACACAGCCTTTGCCTCTTGAATTGTGGGATATATCTCAATTGCTTAAAAATGTATTACCTGCTCATCTCCCTTTGATTGAAACATACTTGACCAGTGGAAGAAATAATGGTGGAAGCTCCTCATTGGCTTTCATCTGTTCACATCTTTCACATCAACGTAACGAAGGagaggaggtgagtagaggacacaGTTTTGGTTTAGGTTCTGCTCACCTGTTTGTTCATGAGTATATAGATGAGGGGGTTGATGACGGTGCTACTCTTAGCCATGATGGAGGGCACCACGGTCAAGATGGGGGTGATGAGGCCCGGGTGTCCAAAGGTGGCCATCATGGCGATCACGCCGTAGGGCATCCAGCACAGCAGGTAACACACCACCGTGGTGATCACCATGAACAGGATGTGGAACTCTCTCCGCCGCGCCGCCGACTTACGGATCCGCCCCACCTGCGAGGAAATGATCATACATAAAGTTGTGCATAAATGTATGTCCTGAGAGGCCAATCACATAGGAGGATGGAGAAGGACATACAAGGTCTTGTTACAATACTTAAGAGAAATGTAATTTCCTTCCTTCACTGCTTAGGCTAATCAATGTTTACATTTGTATTTTATATAAAAGCCTCCTTTCCCTCGACATAGGTTGCTCGGTGTCATACTTCACCTACACTTTTAAAAAATCATCCTTCCTTGTAATGGGATAATCACTGTTTCAATTATTTTAATAAAAAACTTCCTTCCCtaattgactttaaaaaaaaggCTAAGTGACCTGACAGGACTGGATGAGTGAAGCAGGGTTTCCAGTTCACTACCTTTTACTTATCCTGTCATGTCACATCAGTTATTGCTTGAACTTCCAGGAAGGCAGAGCGCTTTTTAAAAACTATTCTAACAGGGCTACGCTTTAGTCACGCAAGTCGAAACACTTAATCTCATTACCAGGCCAGACCTGTCTGATCTGAGTATTCTGAAACACCTGTAGCCATAAGATCCATCCCAGCTGAGAAAAAAAGTCACACTAGGCAACTGCCTAATTATCTAGTCACAAGATGCTTTCTTAATAGGATATCAGTCTTAATTGCAGTGGAAGAAAGGGAACCAagtgttattttttttttaaaggatacTCCATCTGTCCAATGAACACTGTCTTAATCATGTAAAAGTAGTGCTCAGTTTCTCTCTTTGCGCACACTCTTCTCTCAACCCTACCAATCTGTAACCACCAACTTCCTTTCCATGCATCTCAGTCTACAGACCACTGAAGACAGGGCATCTTTCTACAGGAAGTCCATATGAAGGAGTAGTACTGAGTGCATATTAGGtgtctatatatacatacagtggggcaaaaaagtatttagtcagccaccaattgtgcaagttctcccacttaaaaagatgagagaggcctgtaattgtcatcataggtacacttaaactatgatagacaaaatgcggaagaaaaatccagaaaatcacattgtaggatttttaatgaaattatttgcaaattacggtggaaaataagtatttggtcacctacaaacaagcacgatttgtctctcacagacctgtaacttctttaagaggctcctctgtcctccactcgttacctgtattaatggcacctgtttgaacttgttatcagtataaaagacacctgtccacacactccaaactccactatggccaagaccaaagagctgtcataggacaccagaaacaaaattgtcgacctgcaccaggctgggaagactgaatatgcaataggtaagcagcttggtttgaagaaatcaactgtgggagcaattattaggaaatggaagacatacaagaccactgataacctccctcgatctggggctccatgcaagatctcaccccgtgggttcaaaatgatcacaagaacggtgagcaaaaaaaatcccagaaccacacggggagacctagtgaatgacctgcagagagctgggaccaaagtaacgaagcctaccatcagtaacacactacgccgccagggactcaaaacctgcagtgccagacgtgtccccctgcttaagccagtacatgtccaggcccgtctgaagtttgctagagagcatttggatgatcctgaagaagattgggagaatggcatatggtcagatgaaaccaaaatagaacattttggtaaaactcaactcgtcgtgtttggaggacaaagaatgctgagttgcatccaaagaacaccatacctactgtgaagcatgggggtggaaacatcatgctttggggctgtttttctgcaaagggaccagggcgactgatccgtgtaaaggaaagaatgaatggggccatgtatcatgagattttgagtgaaaacctccttccatcagcaagggcattgaagatgaaacgtggctgggtctttcagcatgacaatgatcccaaacacaccgcccgggcaacaaaggagtggcttcgtaagaagcatttcaaggtcctggagtggcctagccagtctccagatctcaaccccatagaaaatctttggagggagttgaaagtccgtgttgcccagcaacagccccaaaacatcactgctctagaggagatctgcatggaggaatgggccaaaataccagcaacagtgtgtgaaaaccttgtgaagacttacagaaaacgtttgacttctgtcattgtattgagataaacttttgttatagaccaaatacttattttccaccataatttgcaaataaattcattcaaaatcctacaatgtgattttctggattttttttcttcttctcattttgtctgtcatagttgaagtgtaccaatgatgaaaattacaggcctctctcatctttttaagtgggagaacttgcacaattggtggctgactaaatacctttttgccccactgtatatagctgcaGCATTATGTTATTCATATTGTGGGCAGATAGCCCATTAGCTGTTCTATAAATACATGACTGTGAACATGCAAGTGTGATTTGGCAGTTAAACTGCAGGATTACCACTGTGGTAGTATGTGCAATTAGACACTTGAATGGTAGCCTAACAATGGATGGTAGCTGCTACCAACTCAGTGttcttgtggttagagtgtctgCCCTGAGATTGGGAGGTTGAGAGTTTGATCCCCGGCTGAGTCGTTCCAAAGACAGTAAAAATGGGACCCGGTGTatctctgcttggcactcagcatgAAGGAGATCATTGGAGGCaaggccctgcgatagactagcATCCTGTCAGGGAgatgtacatcaagctgcctcgtGCTACAGAAGAAGGAGAGCTGTTTTGGCTCGCTTGTGCAAAGCTACTTACTCGCGGTGCTTAGTCCTCTATAATTCAGTGGTGACCGTGCTAGTAATCAGCAATACATTGACTTTgcagggctggctggctgggttcACTATATTAATGTATGTCAAACAAATTATTACTTAAACACGGAAGGGTGGAGACACCAGATAACGCTGACTGGAAGAGCGAGATATCACTAGGCAGTGCTTCAGCATTCTACCCAATAACTGACAGTTTTAACACTGCAAGTCTTTCTAATTATCAGTGGTTTATCAGCAGGTTCAGACCAATGACACAACATGCTGATCTGGGGCTTTGCATGAGTAAACTTGACTCTCCTCTGCTCAAGCCTAATTTCTATTGATGTTTTATTGacgaaaacacacacacgtgcaaatGCACCCATCCATGTTGGTTTTAGGTACTGTAAACACCTACCACTTCTTCACAGGTAGATGATTACAGTTATTCAGAATAAGAAGTTTGCGTGAAGAATAGCGAATAAACAGAATATGTGTAGGCAAACATTGCATGGTGTGTTTTGATTGATTTCAAGACATTTTTCATTTGAACCCATGTGGACAGGTGGGACAGCCCACCTGTTTGACAGCGTAGAGCAGCCTCCCGTAGCAGTAGACCATGACCAGCACAGGCAGCCCCAGACAGAAGATGAACAGGCAGATGATGTAGGAGTGAGATTGGGGAGTCTGGGATGTCCAGGTGACCGAGCAGCTGGTCCCGGCCCCCTCCAGGCCGTAACTACTCCACCCCAGCAGGGGGGGCACTGTCCAGAACAGGGAGTAGAGCCAGGAGCCCGCCACAGCCAGCAGAGGCTTGCGGTAGTCGGGGGCCCGCTTGTTGTACACGGTTAAGGTGCTGTAGCGGTCATAGGAGAGGAAGGCCAGCGAGATTAGCGACACAATTcctgagagatggatagagaaagagagggaggtagggagagaatgagagagagagagagagagagagagagagaacaagagggatgGTGGTATACCGTGATTACCCATTACATGGATTATTGCGAGACAGTCACTGAGACAGATTGTTTTCAAGGGTAGCCTGCCAGTGCACCACAGACTAACTTCATGCGTTCTGTTTGGCTTTTCTAAACTGAGCCTTAATACCCAAGTAAACAATCACTTTTGAAGGGGGAACATGTGAAATTCCCTATTTTATGCAGCTATTTTAAGCAGCCCCATGAACACATCAGAGTGTGCATTACAGCAATGAAGAGGAATATTGCAG is a window of Oncorhynchus masou masou isolate Uvic2021 chromosome 7, UVic_Omas_1.1, whole genome shotgun sequence DNA encoding:
- the LOC135543509 gene encoding pinopsin-like — its product is MYTEAANLNFSSNGSIDDPLSSLDQEWNEPPAKRLSRTGHHVMSVFLGSIMVFGFINNLVVLILFIKFKTLRTPVNMLLLNISVSDMLVCLCGTTLSFASSLQARWLYGKHGCMWYGFANSCFGIVSLISLAFLSYDRYSTLTVYNKRAPDYRKPLLAVAGSWLYSLFWTVPPLLGWSSYGLEGAGTSCSVTWTSQTPQSHSYIICLFIFCLGLPVLVMVYCYGRLLYAVKQVGRIRKSAARRREFHILFMVITTVVCYLLCWMPYGVIAMMATFGHPGLITPILTVVPSIMAKSSTVINPLIYILMNKQFYRCFLILFHCKRPSSENGVSSMPSKTTVIQLNRRGHSNNVAVTPQLSTGANHHNHHPHTVECSSNNREVTTPVSEQTSPDPNQEITSWGQPPTPSLPPGAPLNPPPLSPT